In Chondrinema litorale, a single window of DNA contains:
- a CDS encoding MATE family efflux transporter, with protein MEVQNNSVVSEEVNVPEGSIWKNINDAIKGTDADYTKIDLKKAILLLAVPMILELVMESTFAVVDIYFVGQLGASAVATVGLTETYLFLLYSIAMGLSTAVTAIIARRVGEKQKEDAGKSAIQSIFLAVLISLPFTIGGIFFSQELLGLMGADQWSIENGYGYTQWMLGANLVIVLLFVINAVFRGAGDAAIAMRVLWIANGINMVLDPLLILGWGPIPSLGIEGAAIATTIGRAIGVGVQFWLLIKGGKHIKITMEQIYWNSKIVLNLIKTSLGGIGQMIVSMTSWIFLMRIMADIGSEAVAGSTIALRIMLFTLMPAWGLSNAAATLVGQNLGANNPDRAESTVWKIGFYNMIFLVAVSFVYFFYNENLMALFTDNETVIMIGGEWLQILSYSYFVYGWWMVSVQAFNGSGDTKTPTLLNIVFFWMIQIPLSYWLAIELDWKYSGVFWGVFFSETAVGLFTLWLFKKGKWKTTTV; from the coding sequence ATGGAAGTACAGAATAACTCAGTTGTTTCTGAAGAAGTAAATGTTCCAGAAGGTTCGATCTGGAAAAATATTAATGATGCCATAAAAGGAACCGATGCTGATTATACGAAGATAGACCTCAAAAAAGCCATTTTATTGCTAGCTGTTCCAATGATTTTGGAGTTAGTAATGGAATCTACTTTTGCAGTAGTTGATATCTATTTTGTAGGACAATTGGGTGCTTCTGCAGTGGCCACAGTTGGATTAACAGAAACCTATTTGTTTTTACTCTATTCAATCGCAATGGGTTTGTCTACTGCTGTAACTGCAATTATTGCCAGAAGAGTTGGTGAAAAGCAAAAAGAAGATGCAGGTAAATCTGCCATACAATCTATTTTTCTGGCAGTACTCATTTCTTTGCCTTTTACAATTGGAGGTATCTTTTTCTCTCAGGAACTTCTAGGTTTAATGGGAGCTGACCAATGGAGCATTGAAAATGGGTACGGCTACACCCAGTGGATGCTTGGAGCAAATTTAGTGATTGTATTGCTATTTGTGATTAATGCGGTATTTAGAGGAGCAGGAGATGCTGCTATCGCTATGCGCGTATTATGGATAGCCAATGGAATAAATATGGTTTTAGACCCACTTTTAATTTTAGGTTGGGGTCCAATTCCCTCATTAGGCATAGAAGGAGCTGCTATAGCTACAACTATTGGTAGAGCAATTGGTGTGGGAGTACAGTTTTGGTTGCTTATAAAAGGAGGTAAACACATCAAAATTACGATGGAGCAGATTTACTGGAATTCTAAAATAGTACTAAACCTAATTAAAACTTCTCTAGGCGGTATTGGGCAAATGATTGTTTCTATGACCTCGTGGATTTTTTTAATGCGCATTATGGCTGATATTGGTAGTGAGGCAGTGGCCGGTTCTACAATTGCTTTGCGTATAATGCTATTTACATTAATGCCAGCTTGGGGGCTTTCAAATGCTGCGGCTACATTAGTAGGGCAAAACCTTGGGGCAAATAATCCAGATAGAGCAGAGTCTACAGTTTGGAAGATTGGTTTTTATAATATGATATTTCTGGTAGCAGTATCTTTCGTCTACTTTTTTTATAATGAAAACCTAATGGCACTCTTCACAGATAATGAAACCGTAATTATGATCGGTGGGGAATGGCTTCAGATATTATCATATTCTTACTTTGTGTATGGTTGGTGGATGGTTTCAGTACAAGCTTTTAATGGTTCTGGAGACACAAAAACACCAACATTATTAAACATTGTTTTTTTCTGGATGATCCAGATTCCACTATCTTATTGGTTGGCAATTGAGCTCGATTGGAAGTACTCAGGCGTGTTTTGGGGCGTATTTTTCTCAGAAACGGCTGTAGGCTTATTTACACTTTGGTTGTTTAAAAAAGGTAAATGGAAAACTACTACGGTATAA
- the nhaA gene encoding Na+/H+ antiporter NhaA gives MNQIIQKESKSSYIQETASKFLDRETAGGLILIVATILALIIGNSSWAETYHHILEEKFLFGFSDSLTFELTIEQWINDGLMVIFFLVAGLELKREILVGELSSFKKASMPLLAAIGGMLMPAVIYTIFNVGSENAHGWGVPMATDIAYSLGIIGLLGKRVPTQVKTFLIALAIADDLGAILVIAFFYSSDISWLHLGISGGLFVMLMAMNKFGFKSLFWYIPIGIVLWYFTLKGGIHPTIAGVLFAISIPVKPKLDSKILKDRTVQNVEKLEHTDIEHRDPMQDIEQREILENMKKDTNKSRPPLIKLENALIEFNTFFVIPIFAIANAGVALDINIIEVITGSVGLGIILGLIVGKALGISLFSYIGYKLGIAELNKSISWGHILGIGFIAGIGFTMSIFITNLAFYDAEVVKLSKISILIASLVAVVNGLITMLIVKPKETAT, from the coding sequence ATGAATCAAATAATACAAAAGGAATCTAAATCCTCATACATTCAAGAAACTGCGAGTAAGTTTTTAGATCGAGAAACCGCAGGTGGCTTAATACTCATTGTAGCTACCATATTGGCTTTAATAATTGGTAACTCTTCTTGGGCAGAAACTTATCATCACATTCTTGAAGAAAAATTTCTTTTTGGTTTTTCAGATTCACTTACTTTTGAACTTACCATAGAACAATGGATTAACGATGGCTTAATGGTCATCTTCTTTTTGGTAGCAGGCTTAGAGTTAAAGCGTGAGATTCTAGTTGGCGAACTTTCATCTTTTAAAAAAGCTTCTATGCCACTGCTAGCTGCTATTGGTGGTATGCTAATGCCGGCAGTAATCTATACAATTTTTAATGTAGGTTCTGAAAATGCACATGGTTGGGGGGTACCCATGGCAACAGATATTGCTTACTCATTAGGTATAATTGGTTTATTGGGCAAAAGAGTGCCTACACAAGTTAAAACATTTTTAATTGCCTTAGCCATTGCCGACGATTTGGGAGCCATTCTGGTTATCGCCTTTTTCTATAGTAGTGATATTAGCTGGTTGCATTTAGGTATTTCTGGTGGACTTTTCGTAATGCTGATGGCTATGAACAAGTTCGGTTTTAAAAGCCTTTTCTGGTATATTCCCATAGGTATTGTGCTTTGGTATTTTACTTTAAAAGGAGGTATTCACCCAACAATTGCTGGTGTATTGTTTGCGATTTCAATTCCGGTAAAGCCGAAATTAGATAGTAAAATTCTGAAAGATAGAACGGTGCAAAATGTGGAGAAACTCGAACATACAGACATAGAGCACCGAGACCCAATGCAAGATATTGAGCAGAGAGAGATTTTAGAAAACATGAAAAAAGATACCAATAAATCTCGTCCACCTCTCATCAAATTAGAAAATGCCCTTATAGAATTCAATACCTTTTTTGTAATTCCGATCTTTGCAATTGCTAATGCAGGTGTTGCGCTAGATATAAATATTATAGAAGTAATTACTGGCTCTGTTGGTTTAGGAATTATTCTAGGCTTAATTGTAGGTAAGGCTTTGGGTATTAGTTTATTCTCTTATATAGGTTATAAACTTGGCATTGCCGAATTAAACAAGTCTATCAGTTGGGGGCACATTTTAGGAATTGGTTTTATAGCAGGTATCGGATTCACCATGTCTATATTTATTACCAACTTGGCATTTTACGATGCTGAAGTAGTGAAGCTATCAAAAATTAGTATTTTAATAGCCTCACTTGTAGCAGTAGTTAATGGACTTATCACAATGCTTATTGTAAAACCCAAAGAAACGGCAACTTAA